Proteins encoded together in one Planctomyces sp. SH-PL14 window:
- a CDS encoding DUF1257 domain-containing protein, translating to MSHIVHIQTEVRGPIAVSNACNRLALPQPVSGEHQLFSSRVRGFGVQLPRWQYPVVCQTETGQLQYDNYEGCWGDPAELDRFLQGHAVEKSTRSQCPP from the coding sequence ATGTCCCACATCGTCCACATCCAGACGGAGGTCCGCGGTCCGATCGCGGTCTCCAACGCCTGCAACCGGCTCGCCCTCCCTCAGCCTGTCTCAGGGGAGCACCAGCTCTTCTCCAGCCGCGTCCGCGGCTTCGGAGTTCAACTCCCTCGCTGGCAGTATCCGGTCGTCTGCCAGACCGAGACAGGTCAGCTCCAGTACGACAACTATGAGGGCTGCTGGGGGGATCCCGCGGAACTCGACCGTTTCCTGCAGGGCCACGCCGTCGAGAAGTCGACGCGCTCACAGTGCCCTCCATGA
- a CDS encoding DUF1257 domain-containing protein, giving the protein MSHIVHIQTEIRDSIALSAACTRLELSPPVARTVRLFNAEATGLAVDLPGWRYPVVCQLETGQVHYDNFEGRWGDQRHLDRLAQYYAVEKTRIEARRQGYSVTERQLDDGSIRLQVQVSA; this is encoded by the coding sequence ATGTCTCACATCGTTCACATTCAGACCGAGATCCGCGACTCCATCGCGCTCTCCGCGGCCTGCACGCGTCTCGAACTCAGCCCACCCGTAGCTCGCACAGTCCGGTTGTTCAACGCGGAGGCGACGGGCCTGGCTGTGGACTTACCCGGATGGAGGTATCCCGTCGTCTGCCAGCTGGAGACCGGCCAAGTTCATTACGACAACTTCGAGGGTCGCTGGGGAGACCAGCGACACCTCGACAGACTGGCGCAGTACTACGCCGTCGAGAAGACGCGGATCGAGGCGAGGCGGCAAGGTTACTCCGTCACGGAACGCCAGCTTGATGATGGCAGCATCAGGCTGCAGGTTCAGGTTTCTGCTTGA
- a CDS encoding recombinase family protein — MNQLTSGPQSIRESKLNSHHLERLAVVYVRQSSGHQVLHHQESSQLQYGLVAHAERLGWPRERILVIDDDQGISGASSEGRLGFQRLLSEVALGHVGLILGVEMSRLARSCKDWYQLLEVCALFGSLICDLDGLYDPSSYNDRLLLGLKGIMSEAELHVLQQRMWQGALQKARRGELLSKGPVEYVRDGDTLALDPDEQAQSVIRRVFELFDRYGSMHAVLRHFVADGTRMPVRPSHGAGKGQLQWRRPNQTGIKTILSHPLYAGAYVFGQSSQSRKARRQKRPYRLPKEEWTVLLKDRFPAYIPWCQDEANQERLKQNRSLFSSRGSVRQGRALLAGLVVCGRCGYRLRTQYGGRRSHPIYRCGARKSLYGEPSCQMLKAGTARSGDRAIGDVGLGTLSAVGQLPSR; from the coding sequence ATGAACCAGCTGACAAGCGGTCCGCAGTCGATCCGTGAGTCGAAACTCAACTCTCATCACTTGGAGCGTCTGGCCGTCGTCTATGTTCGACAGTCGTCCGGCCATCAGGTTCTACACCACCAGGAATCCTCCCAACTCCAATATGGTCTTGTCGCTCATGCAGAGCGGTTGGGGTGGCCGCGGGAACGAATCCTGGTCATCGATGACGATCAGGGAATCTCGGGAGCGTCGAGCGAGGGACGACTTGGCTTCCAGCGGCTTCTGAGTGAAGTCGCCTTGGGGCATGTCGGATTGATCCTCGGTGTGGAGATGTCGCGGCTCGCTCGAAGTTGCAAGGACTGGTATCAGCTCCTGGAGGTGTGTGCGCTGTTCGGATCTCTCATCTGCGATCTGGATGGCCTCTATGACCCGTCCTCTTACAACGATCGCCTCTTGCTCGGACTGAAGGGGATCATGTCCGAGGCAGAGCTGCACGTCCTCCAGCAACGGATGTGGCAGGGAGCCTTGCAGAAGGCTCGCCGCGGCGAGCTCCTCAGCAAAGGTCCGGTGGAATATGTCCGTGATGGGGACACGCTCGCTTTGGATCCCGACGAACAGGCGCAGTCAGTCATTCGGCGAGTGTTCGAGCTCTTTGATCGATATGGCTCGATGCATGCCGTCCTGCGCCACTTTGTGGCTGATGGAACTCGCATGCCTGTTCGTCCATCCCACGGCGCGGGCAAGGGGCAGCTCCAATGGCGACGTCCCAATCAGACGGGCATCAAGACCATTCTGAGTCACCCTCTCTACGCCGGAGCCTACGTGTTCGGTCAGAGCAGCCAGAGTCGAAAGGCGAGGCGGCAGAAGCGTCCATACCGTCTGCCCAAGGAAGAGTGGACGGTACTCCTGAAAGACCGCTTTCCGGCCTACATCCCCTGGTGCCAGGATGAAGCAAACCAAGAGCGACTGAAGCAGAACAGGTCGCTCTTCAGTTCTCGAGGCAGTGTCCGGCAGGGGCGTGCCCTGCTGGCCGGCCTCGTCGTCTGCGGCCGGTGCGGTTATCGCCTTCGGACTCAGTATGGCGGCCGCCGCTCCCATCCAATCTATCGGTGTGGCGCACGGAAGAGTCTCTACGGGGAGCCTTCTTGCCAGATGCTGAAAGCTGGAACCGCTCGATCAGGAGATCGTGCGATTGGCGATGTTGGCCTTGGAACCCTAAGCGCTGTCGGTCAGTTGCCAAGTCGCTGA
- a CDS encoding DUF2997 domain-containing protein: protein MKTIEITVTPNGHTQVETKGFEGSSCRQASGFLERALGRTTDERLTSDFYATQSESQRTETKT from the coding sequence ATGAAGACCATCGAAATTACGGTCACTCCGAATGGCCACACGCAGGTCGAGACGAAGGGGTTCGAAGGGAGCTCATGCCGTCAGGCGAGTGGTTTCCTCGAGCGAGCCCTGGGTCGCACCACTGACGAACGGCTCACTTCGGACTTCTACGCCACGCAATCTGAGTCACAACGTACTGAGACCAAGACCTGA
- a CDS encoding AAA family ATPase, whose translation MTLTERLRESVRACFTGLWIESHEHHDALLEIQQLCRQEGWQLATWDIDQGLVAPGAAAASAADPLSAIRWLGALAQPEGTTLLVLQNFHRFLQSAEIVQTLSRQILAGKQSRTFVVVLAPVVTIPVELEKLFLVLEHELPGRVQLAEIARGIGTEQGDLPSGAELDTLLDAASGLTRYEAEGAFSLSLVRQGRITPDAVWELKTQTLRKSGLMSLYRGEDSFDSLGGLAALKAFCRRSLLHPRGRTKPKGVLLLGVPGTGKSAFAKALGRETGRPTLCLDIGALMGSLVGQTEQNIRQALRIADAMAPCVLFIDEVEKALSGVSGSGDSGVSSRLFGSLLTWMNDHTSDVYLVATCNDISRLPPEFSRAERFDGIFFLNLPGQSEREAIWRLYIEQFGLDPDQKRPADEQWTGAEIRACCRLAALLDLPLVQAAQNVVPVAVTAAESVDRLRNWASGRCLSADQPGIYSAGSLSKPPRRKITPSPN comes from the coding sequence ATGACGCTCACCGAGCGTTTGCGGGAGTCGGTCCGCGCCTGCTTCACCGGGCTGTGGATCGAATCCCATGAACATCACGATGCTCTGCTGGAGATCCAGCAGCTCTGCCGCCAGGAAGGCTGGCAGCTCGCCACCTGGGACATCGACCAGGGGCTTGTCGCTCCCGGAGCCGCAGCGGCTTCGGCGGCGGATCCGCTCTCGGCCATCCGGTGGCTGGGAGCCCTCGCCCAACCGGAGGGTACGACGCTGCTGGTGCTGCAGAACTTCCACCGCTTCCTGCAGTCCGCTGAGATTGTCCAGACGCTCTCCCGGCAGATCCTGGCCGGGAAGCAGAGTCGGACGTTCGTCGTCGTCCTGGCGCCGGTGGTTACCATCCCGGTTGAGCTCGAAAAGCTGTTCCTGGTCCTTGAGCACGAGCTCCCGGGACGGGTTCAGTTGGCCGAGATTGCTCGCGGGATTGGAACGGAGCAGGGAGACCTTCCGAGTGGCGCCGAGTTGGACACCCTCCTCGACGCCGCTTCGGGATTGACCCGATACGAGGCGGAGGGAGCCTTCAGCCTGTCCCTCGTCCGGCAGGGCCGGATTACCCCGGACGCGGTCTGGGAGCTGAAGACGCAGACGCTCCGCAAGAGCGGCCTGATGTCGCTCTACCGGGGCGAAGACTCCTTCGACAGCCTGGGAGGGCTCGCCGCCCTCAAGGCCTTCTGTCGGCGATCCCTGCTCCATCCCCGCGGACGGACGAAGCCCAAGGGGGTGCTCCTGCTGGGCGTGCCGGGGACCGGAAAGAGCGCCTTCGCCAAGGCCCTCGGCCGGGAGACGGGACGGCCCACGCTCTGTCTCGACATCGGGGCCCTGATGGGCTCGCTCGTCGGGCAGACCGAGCAGAACATCCGGCAGGCGCTTCGCATTGCCGATGCGATGGCGCCCTGTGTCTTGTTCATCGACGAGGTCGAGAAGGCGCTCAGCGGCGTGTCGGGATCCGGGGACTCGGGAGTTTCTTCCCGACTCTTCGGATCTCTCCTGACCTGGATGAACGACCACACTTCGGACGTCTATCTCGTCGCCACCTGCAACGACATCTCCCGACTTCCGCCGGAGTTCTCCCGGGCGGAACGGTTCGACGGGATCTTCTTCCTCAACTTGCCGGGGCAAAGTGAGCGGGAGGCGATCTGGCGGCTCTACATCGAGCAGTTCGGGCTCGATCCCGACCAGAAGCGTCCGGCGGATGAGCAATGGACAGGAGCAGAGATCCGAGCCTGCTGCCGTTTGGCGGCCCTGCTCGATCTGCCGCTCGTCCAGGCGGCTCAGAACGTCGTTCCGGTCGCCGTGACCGCCGCCGAGTCCGTCGATCGGCTCCGGAACTGGGCCAGCGGGCGTTGCCTCTCGGCAGATCAGCCGGGGATCTACTCCGCAGGATCCCTCTCGAAGCCGCCGCGGCGGAAGATCACCCCTTCTCCGAACTGA
- a CDS encoding helix-turn-helix domain-containing protein gives MARRADILERFGQRVRALRKEQGFSQETFAAACELDRTYVGGIERGERNVALRNIEAIAQTLGISLAELMTGL, from the coding sequence ATGGCACGGCGAGCAGACATCCTGGAGCGGTTTGGACAGCGGGTCCGCGCGCTCCGAAAGGAGCAGGGCTTCAGCCAGGAAACCTTTGCCGCCGCCTGCGAGCTCGACCGGACGTACGTCGGCGGCATCGAGCGCGGCGAGCGGAACGTAGCCCTGAGAAACATTGAAGCGATCGCCCAGACGCTGGGGATCAGCCTGGCGGAGCTCATGACCGGACTCTGA
- a CDS encoding CNNM domain-containing protein, whose amino-acid sequence MLRFSASSPGCSMGFQTIAYLLAAVLCIIANGFFVLAEFALVKVRASRIEELSRSGNRRAVVARELVDQLDSYLAATQLGITVASLGLGWVGEPAFSDLIERLIGHPTQFSPGVSHSISAVLAFLIITFLHILLGELAPKSLAIRRPEASTLWISQPMRWAYRLFYVPMLVLNGASNLVLKLIGLDGDSKEASHSAQEIRLLLSTVETSKGFTLNRLLMLENIFELGRQTVRDAMIRWPNVKTVFLSDSLEELLETVREHSYSRWPVVDPLNPVPTGYLLVRDLTAQAGSDMSWVELIRPLRRVAPTENLEAVMQRLQKDGANMAVVVENDVPVGLIALEDILEEIVGRIEDEFPRLPKVYLKDALAAGNVLLEMKAETLEEAVRELASSIPPESVPSFSQLCDLAGTHLASDVVDAANGVAIPHLRCPGAKRPIIVIGRSTEGIRLRPEVETPTHLFFFVVTPAERPHAQSFFVEGMTTIARSEVIRGRLLIAETPVQVFEIIAAADPALTG is encoded by the coding sequence TTGCTCAGGTTTTCAGCTTCGTCTCCAGGTTGCAGCATGGGTTTTCAGACTATCGCCTACCTGCTGGCGGCCGTACTGTGCATCATCGCCAACGGTTTCTTTGTGCTGGCGGAGTTCGCCCTTGTCAAAGTTCGCGCAAGCCGAATCGAGGAGCTCTCCCGCTCGGGTAACCGCCGCGCCGTCGTTGCTCGCGAGTTGGTCGATCAACTCGACAGCTACCTGGCCGCGACGCAGCTGGGAATCACCGTCGCCAGTCTGGGACTCGGTTGGGTCGGCGAGCCCGCTTTCTCCGATCTGATCGAACGGTTGATCGGCCACCCCACCCAATTCTCGCCGGGCGTCAGTCACTCGATCTCCGCCGTACTTGCATTTCTCATCATCACCTTCCTGCACATCCTCTTGGGTGAACTGGCGCCCAAAAGTCTCGCCATCCGGCGTCCCGAGGCGAGTACTTTGTGGATCTCGCAGCCGATGCGATGGGCCTATCGCCTCTTCTACGTTCCGATGCTCGTGCTGAACGGTGCCTCCAATCTGGTTCTGAAGCTCATCGGGCTCGACGGCGATTCGAAGGAGGCGTCTCACTCGGCCCAGGAGATCCGACTGCTGCTCTCGACGGTCGAGACCTCGAAGGGATTTACCCTCAATCGCCTGCTGATGCTGGAGAACATTTTCGAACTCGGCCGGCAGACTGTGCGAGACGCGATGATTCGATGGCCCAACGTCAAGACCGTTTTCCTGTCGGACAGTCTTGAAGAGCTCCTGGAGACCGTCCGAGAGCATTCCTATTCCCGCTGGCCCGTGGTTGATCCGCTGAATCCCGTCCCGACCGGATATCTGCTTGTACGCGATCTCACAGCGCAAGCCGGCTCAGATATGAGTTGGGTTGAACTCATTCGTCCCCTTCGCCGAGTGGCGCCGACAGAGAACCTCGAAGCAGTCATGCAACGGCTTCAGAAGGATGGAGCCAATATGGCCGTCGTTGTCGAGAACGACGTTCCGGTTGGCCTGATTGCATTGGAAGACATTCTCGAGGAAATCGTCGGCCGCATCGAAGACGAGTTTCCGCGGCTCCCCAAGGTGTACCTCAAGGATGCCCTTGCGGCCGGGAACGTCCTCCTGGAGATGAAGGCGGAGACACTTGAAGAAGCGGTTCGGGAACTAGCCTCTTCGATTCCTCCGGAGAGCGTCCCTTCATTCAGCCAGCTCTGCGACCTCGCCGGAACGCATCTCGCCAGCGATGTCGTCGATGCGGCGAACGGTGTGGCAATTCCGCATCTCCGCTGTCCGGGGGCAAAGCGGCCAATCATCGTCATTGGTCGTTCGACGGAGGGGATTCGGTTGCGGCCGGAGGTTGAGACACCGACACACCTCTTCTTCTTCGTCGTCACGCCGGCAGAACGCCCTCATGCACAGAGTTTCTTTGTGGAGGGTATGACCACGATTGCCCGGAGCGAAGTCATTCGCGGGCGGCTTCTGATCGCGGAGACGCCGGTTCAGGTATTCGAGATCATCGCCGCAGCGGACCCAGCGCTAACGGGTTAG
- a CDS encoding IS5 family transposase (programmed frameshift) has protein sequence MFHQISDSLWERIEPALPAYKPNCRGGCPRLPLRRVVTGILYVLRTGCQWKAMPQEFGSGSAIHADFQEWVKRGLFHKLWRTALEEYDDLKGIDWEWQSLDGAMTKAPLGGEKTGKNPTDRGKLGVKRSVLTDGRGVPVGVAVAGANVHDQKLVVETFQSLPVRRPPGRRRQHLCADKGYNAQTIRQTAARRGYVVHIPRKGTEPPRPVRRRGRARRWVVERLHSWTNRARRLLTRWEKTAVNYLAFLHLQFAITAWRTAGVLG, from the exons ATGTTTCACCAGATCTCCGATTCGCTCTGGGAACGGATCGAGCCCGCGCTCCCGGCTTACAAACCGAATTGTCGAGGGGGATGTCCACGTCTGCCTTTACGCCGTGTCGTGACAGGCATCCTGTACGTGCTGCGGACGGGTTGCCAATGGAAGGCGATGCCCCAGGAGTTCGGCTCCGGCAGCGCCATTCACGCCGACTTCCAGGAGTGGGTCAAACGCGGCCTGTTCCACAAACTGTGGCGGACCGCGCTTGAGGAATACGATGACCTGAAAGGGATCGACTGGGAGTGGCAGAGTCTGGATGGGGCCATGACCAAAGCGCCGCTCGGGGGGGAA AAGACGGGGAAGAACCCCACCGATCGGGGGAAACTCGGTGTCAAACGCTCGGTGCTGACTGATGGCCGGGGTGTGCCGGTGGGAGTGGCCGTGGCCGGCGCCAACGTGCACGATCAGAAGTTGGTGGTCGAGACGTTCCAAAGCCTTCCCGTCCGCCGTCCCCCGGGACGTCGTCGTCAGCATCTGTGCGCGGACAAGGGCTACAACGCGCAGACAATCCGCCAGACGGCGGCCCGTCGCGGATACGTCGTCCATATCCCTCGGAAGGGGACCGAGCCCCCGCGTCCTGTGCGGCGACGGGGTCGGGCACGACGGTGGGTGGTGGAACGGCTGCACTCGTGGACGAACCGCGCCCGACGCCTGCTGACTCGCTGGGAAAAGACCGCCGTCAACTACCTCGCATTTCTCCACCTGCAGTTCGCCATCACCGCTTGGAGGACGGCCGGGGTTCTCGGATAG
- a CDS encoding MFS transporter, giving the protein MSVILSDCPPTVPVTAIGGRRWSDRALDVTAFFLADVADGLGPFLVIDLTSRRGWSSSEAGLALAMLLVGTVATQTLVGFWIDSTRRKRLAVAAAALVVAFASVLLYSANSRSAVYGLQVLTGVTVAVIPPALAAISLGLVGRERLASRLGRNEACFHAGNVASAVMAAAANWCCGSMGIFYGVAVMAIASSISVLQIRERDIDHQLARGADSPDGHCAIVPLRRLLTDSRILWFTVAVVLFHFANAAMLPLVGQKVGHKSPESAATLMAVCIIVAQVTMVPVALLGSVKATLSRRRVFLLGFAILPIRGLIYTLTDATPLLIANQILDGVGAGIFGVVSVLMMADLTRGTGRFNFAQGMVATAIGLGAAASNYLTGLIVDAGGYDYGFLFLSGIAVVAAVTFLVRVADTGPNSAPKKLNGVRIAKDE; this is encoded by the coding sequence ATGTCGGTAATCTTGTCGGACTGTCCCCCAACCGTTCCAGTGACGGCGATTGGTGGGAGACGCTGGAGCGATCGGGCTCTCGACGTGACGGCGTTCTTTCTCGCGGACGTTGCGGATGGACTGGGTCCGTTTCTCGTCATCGATCTGACAAGCCGCCGGGGATGGTCTTCATCGGAGGCGGGGCTTGCGCTGGCGATGCTCCTCGTCGGAACAGTCGCGACCCAGACATTGGTCGGCTTCTGGATCGACAGCACGAGGCGAAAGCGACTGGCCGTTGCCGCCGCGGCGCTCGTTGTCGCCTTTGCATCCGTTTTGCTCTATTCCGCAAACTCCCGGAGTGCCGTCTACGGCCTTCAGGTGCTCACTGGCGTAACAGTGGCGGTGATCCCTCCCGCACTGGCGGCGATCAGCCTGGGGCTGGTCGGTCGCGAGCGCCTCGCATCACGACTCGGACGAAACGAAGCTTGCTTTCACGCGGGGAATGTGGCGTCGGCTGTCATGGCCGCCGCGGCCAACTGGTGCTGCGGATCGATGGGGATCTTCTACGGCGTCGCGGTCATGGCGATCGCCAGTTCGATCAGCGTGCTTCAGATTCGAGAGAGGGACATCGACCATCAACTCGCCCGCGGGGCCGACAGTCCCGACGGCCACTGCGCGATCGTCCCGCTTCGACGACTTTTGACCGACTCCCGAATCCTCTGGTTCACCGTCGCAGTGGTTCTCTTTCATTTCGCCAACGCGGCCATGCTCCCCCTGGTAGGCCAGAAGGTTGGTCACAAGTCGCCGGAGAGCGCGGCGACGCTGATGGCGGTGTGCATCATCGTCGCTCAGGTGACGATGGTTCCTGTCGCACTGCTGGGGAGTGTGAAGGCGACTCTCTCCCGCCGACGGGTATTCCTTCTGGGATTCGCAATCCTTCCCATCCGGGGCTTGATCTACACGCTGACCGACGCCACACCGCTGCTCATCGCGAATCAAATCTTGGACGGGGTCGGGGCCGGCATTTTCGGCGTCGTCTCGGTGCTCATGATGGCGGACCTGACACGAGGGACCGGCCGGTTCAACTTCGCGCAGGGGATGGTGGCGACTGCCATCGGCCTTGGAGCGGCGGCGAGCAACTATCTGACCGGCCTGATCGTCGATGCCGGAGGATATGACTACGGCTTCTTGTTCCTGTCCGGGATCGCGGTTGTCGCTGCCGTAACGTTCCTTGTTCGGGTCGCCGACACCGGGCCTAACAGTGCCCCCAAGAAACTGAATGGCGTACGAATCGCAAAAGACGAGTAA
- a CDS encoding DMT family protein, translated as MSPLVIPTVVTLLAISNVFMTFAWYGHLKNLADRPWYVAVLVSWLIAFFEYLVQVPANRYGDAHRLSLGQLKILQEVVTLSVFVPFSVYYMNRPVNWNFAWAGLCLCGAVFFVFRS; from the coding sequence ATGTCTCCACTGGTGATTCCAACCGTCGTCACATTGTTGGCGATTTCCAACGTATTCATGACCTTTGCCTGGTATGGCCACCTGAAGAATCTGGCCGATCGCCCGTGGTATGTCGCGGTTCTTGTGAGCTGGCTGATCGCCTTCTTCGAGTATCTCGTGCAGGTTCCCGCGAACCGCTATGGCGATGCCCACCGACTGAGCCTCGGGCAGCTCAAGATCCTGCAGGAGGTGGTTACGTTGTCCGTGTTCGTCCCATTCTCGGTGTACTACATGAATCGGCCGGTCAACTGGAACTTCGCGTGGGCAGGACTTTGCCTGTGCGGCGCCGTGTTCTTCGTCTTCAGGTCGTAG